CCGGGGCGGCCAGCTCGAACCACACGCACGTGCCGTCGCCGTGCTCCTCGACGCCCCACCGGTCCGCGACGGCCTCGACCAGCCGCATGCCGCGGCCGCGGTCGGCGGAGACGTGCAGGTCCCGGACGACGGGTCGCAGCGCGGAACCGTCGGCGGCGGAGATCCGCAGCCACCGCTCGGCCAGCGTGACCTGCAGGGTGGAGGAGGCCTCGCCGGCGACGTGGTCGACGACGTCGGCCACCAGCTCGGTGACCAGCAGGGCGGCGTCCTCGGCGTCGTGCGGTGCCGACCAGTCGCGCAGCAGGTCGCGCACCAGATGCCGGGCGACCGGGACGCTGGCGGTGACCGGGTGCAGGTCGACGGAGGCCACGAGCATGGACGCCGGTCTCCCTGCCCAGGTGTGCGAGCCGCGGTGCAGCCGACTGCTACTGCGCGTGACACCACCCCGCCGGGCACAACGCTGTCAGTGGGATGGCTGCGTGCAACACCTGTTGCCTCGCGCGAGCCGTTGCACGTCACGGGGTCTTGCGCCCAGCCCTCCAGGTATGGATAGTGGGCAACTGTATTGACTCCACCCAATGTCCCGAGCGGAGGGCCCGTGACGAGCGACACCGACGAGCAGGACCCGGCGGTCCGGGCACTCCGCGAGCTCATGACCGTGCTCGACACCTGCATGGTCGAGCTGGGTGGCGCCCGCGAGCGCGCCGAGAAGCTGCTCGAGGAGCGCCTGACCGGCCGGGCCTGGCTGGACATCGTGACGGCGGAGTCCCGCCCGCTGGTGGTCGAGCAGATCAGCACGGTGATGGCCGCCCTGGCCAGCGCCGGCGGGGCCTGGCGGCGCGAGCAGGCCCACGCCCTGGCCGCCGAGCAGGTCAGCATCAACCGGATCGCCGCGATGTTCGGCGTCACCCGGCAGCGGATCTCCGCCCTGCTGCGCGAACGGGCCCGCGCCCGCAGCTGAGAGGAGGACCCCCTCGCCCCCCTCCGCTCGCCAACTCGCCGGCCTCGTCCAGGGCACCGCCCCGAGCGGAGCGAGGGGTGGGGAGGACGGGGTCCTTCGGCTGCGAGGGGGCCACGGGGCACGGGGGTCCTCTATCAGGTCAGCAGCGCGTCGATCGCCTTGTGGACCCGCTGCTCCGACACCGGCCGCGGGGTGCCCACGGCCTGCGCGAACAGGCTGACCCGCAGCTCCTCGACCATCCACCGCACCCGGGCGACCGGGTCGTCGGGCGCCCCGGTCGACGGGACCCGCGCGCGCAGGTCCTCGTACTCGGCGGTCACCGCGGCGACCTGCTGCGTCCACAGCGCGTCGCGCGCCGCGTTGGCCGGCAGCTTCTCCAGCCGGTGGGCCATCCCCCGGAGGTAACGGACCAGGTCGGGCAGGCGGCGGCGTCCGGCCGTGGCGACGAACCCGCGGTGCAGCAGCCCGCCCATCTGCCGGCGCAGGTCGGCGACCGCCGCCTCGGGCACCCGTCGTCCCGGTGCCGCGCCGATCGCGACGGCGACCTCGCGCGCCTGCACGAGCACCGCCTCGACCCGCCGCACCGTGTCGGTGGTCAGCGGCAGCAGCTGGGCCCTGGCGGTCTGCACCAGCGCGGTGAACGCGGCCTCGTCCCGCGGTGGCCCGCCGGCGGCGGCGACCAGCTCGTCGGCGACGGCGTCCACGCAGTCGTCGACCAGCGCGGGGATCTCGCCGTCCGGGTTGAACTGCAGGGCCAGCCGGGTCCGCGGCGACAGGCCCTTGACCACCGGGCGGGTCGGTGAGCCGGCGACGAGCACGAGCAGCCGGCGGGCCCCGCGCCAGGTCAGCCGGGTCGCCTCCGCCTCGGTGGCGACCACGCGGACGCCGACCGTCGTCCCCTCGTCGACCAGGGCGGGGTACGCGGTGACCACGTGACCGCCGCGGCGCACGTCGACGGTGCGCGGCAGCGTGCCGAACGTCCAGGCGGTCTGGCCGGTGCGCTCCAGGTCGGAGGCGGCAGCGGCCAGGCTGGCGCGGGCCTGCGGGGCGACCTGGCGGCGCAGCGCGGGGAGGTCCTTGCCCGACGCGAGCACCCGGGCGTCCTCGCCGACGACCCGGAAGGTCGCCCGCAGGTGGTCGGGCACCTGGTCCGGCGCCCAGGCGTCCGGCGGGACGACGACGCCGGCGGCGCGGCGCAGCTCGCGCTCCAGGGCCGGCAGCAGCGGCTCGGTCGGCGCGACGTGCGGCAGCACCTCGCGCACCCGGTCGGGGATGGGGACCAGCGTGCGGCGCAGCTGCTTGGGCAGGGTGCGCAGCAGTGCGGTGACCAGCTCCGCGCGCAGCCCCGGGACGGTGAAGGCCAGGGACTCCCCGGAGGTCTGCTCGGCGACGGCGTCCAGCACCGCCAGCGGGACGTCGACGGTGACGCCGTCGGCCGGGGTGCCCGGGGCGAACGCGTAGGACAGCGGCAGGGTCAGGCCCTGCGTCAGCGGCACCTCGTCGGGGAAGTCCGCCGGGTCCACCTGCCCGGCCGCCGCCGCGTCGGTCAGCAGCGCCGGGGTGAAGGTCAGCAGGTCCGGGGTCTGCCGGCGGGCGGACTTCCACCACCGGTCGAAGTGCCGGGTGGAGACGACGTCGGCGGGGACGCGGGCGTCGTAGAGCTCGAACAGCGTCTCGTCGTCCACCCGGATGTCGCGGCGGCGAGCCCGCTCCTCCAGCTCGGCAACGCGGCGCAGCGCCTCGGTGTTGTCGTGCCAGAAGCGGTGGTGCGTCGTCCACTCCCCCTGCACCAGGGCGTGCCGGATGAACAGCTCCCGGGACACGACCGGGTCGATCGAGCCGTACTGCACGCGCCGGTCGACGACCAGCGGGATGCCGTAGAGGGTGACCCGCTCGGTGGCGACGACGGAGCCTCGCTTGGCGTCCCAGCGCGGCTCGGAGTGCTGCCGGTGGACCAGGTGGCCGGCCAGCCGCTCGACGGTCTCGGGGTCGACGCGGGCGACGGTGCGGGCGAACAGCCGGCTGGTCTCGACCAGCTCGGCGGCGACCACCCAGCGCGGCGGCTTCTTCGCCAGCGGGGTGCCCGGGGCGATGACGAAGCGGGCGTTGCGCGCCCCGAGGTACTCCCGCCCACCGCGCCCTCGCGGGCCTCTGTCGCGGTGTTGGCCCTTCCCGTCGTCCAGCTGGACGCCGACGTGGGACAGCAGCCCGGCCAGCAGGGCGGTGTGGATGCCGCGCTCGTCGGGCTCGGCGGCGGGCTCACCGGTGGTCATGCCGAGCCGGCGGGCGGTGCTGCGCAGCTGGCCGTGCAGGTCCTGCCACTCGCGGATGCGCAGGTAGTGCAGGAACTCCCGCTTGAGCGTGCGGCGGAAGGCGCTGCCGGACAGCGCCTCCTGCTGATCGCCCAGGTACCGCCACAGGTCGAGCAGCGCCAGGAAGTCGGAGTGCTCGTGGGCGAAGCGGGCGTGCATCTCGTCGGCGGCCTGCTGGTGGTCGGTGGGGCGCTCGCGGGGGTCCTGGATGGTCAGCCCGGCGGCGATGACCAGCACCTCCTCCAGCACGCCGCGCCGGTCGGCCTCGACCACCATGCGGGCCATCCGCGGGTCCAGCGGCAGGGCGGCCAGCGCCCGACCGGTGGGGGTCAGCGCGCCGGCCCCGTCCAGGGCGCCGAGCTCCTCGAGCAGGGCCACGCCGTCGGCCACCGCGCGGCGGTCCGGCGGGTCGATGAACGGGAAGTCCGCGACGTCGCCCAGGTCGAGGGCGGCCATCTGCAGCAGCACCGAGGCGAGGTTGGTGCGCAGGATCTCCGGGTCGGTGTACTCCGGCCGGCCGTCGAAGTCCTCCTCGCTGTAGAGCCGGATCGCGATGCCGTCGGAGGTGCGCCCGCAGCGGCCGGAGCGCTGCCGGGCCGAGGCCTGGCTGACCGGCTCGATCGGCAGCCGCTGCACCTTGAGCCGGGAGCTGTACCGGGAGATGCGCGCGGTGCCGGGGTCGACGACGTAGCGGATGCCCGGCACGGTCAGCGAGGTCTCGGCGACGTTGGTGGCCAGCACCACGCGCCGCCCGGTGTGCCGGGCGAACACCCGGTGCTGGTCAGCGGCCGAGAGGCGGGAGTAGAGCGGCAGCACCTCGACCGACGGGAAGCGCTCGGTCAGGACATCGGCGGTGTCGCGGATCTCCCGCTCGCCGGCGAGGAACACCAGGACGTCGCCCGGCCCCTCGGCGGCCAGCTCGTCGACGGCGTCGGCGATGGCGGTGACCTGGTCGCGGTCCGGGTCGGAGTCCGGGTCGTCCGGGTCCACCACCGGCCGGTAGCGGACCTCCACCGGGTACGTGCGGCCGCTGACCTCCACGACCGGGGCGTTGCCGAAGTGCTTGGCCACCCGGTCGACGTCGATCGTCGCCGAGGTGATGACCACCTTGAGGTCGGGGCGCCGCGGCAGCAGCTGGGCCAGGTAGCCGAGCAGGAAGTCGATGTTGAGGCTGCGCTCGTGCGCCTCGTCGATGATCAGCGTGTCGTACTGGCGCAGCAGCCGGTCGCGGCCGATCTCGGCGAGCAGCACGCCGTCGGTCATGACCTTGACCAGCGTGGTGTCCGACACCTGGTCGGTGAAGCGCACCTTCCACCCGACGACGTCGCCCAGCGGCGTGTCCAGCTCCTCGGCGATCCGCTCCGCGACGGTGCGGGCGGCGATCCGCCGCGGCTGGGTGTGCCCGATCCGGCCCCGCACCCCGCGGCCGAGCTCGAGGGCGATCTTGGGCAGCTGGGTGGTCTTGCCCGAGCCGGTCTCACCGGCGACCACGACCACCTGGGCGTCGCGGAGCGCGGCGGCGATGTCGTCGCGCCGGGCGCTGACCGGCAGGTCGGCGGGGTAGCGCAGCACGGGGACGGCGGCCCGACGCCGGGCGATCCGCTCCTCGGCTGCGGCGACGTCGGCGGCGATGCGCGCCCGCTGCCCGGCCCGTGCCTGCACGTCCCGGGTGGTGCGGGTGCCGTCGAGCCGGCGGCGGAGCCGGTGCGCGTCCTCGAGGGTGAGTCCGGCCAGCCGCGCGCGCAGGTCGTCGGGCGGGGTGCTCACGGGGTCTCCTCGGCAGGGGGCGGCCGGGGCCGGCCGGTCGGTGCGCCTCCCAGGATCGCACCGGCGGCAGGACGGCGGACGTGCCGCGGCCCACATGCGTGCACCGTGCAACTCGTTGCTTGACTGCTGCAACCGGTTGTAGGCTGCACGTGTTCCCGTCCCGCCGTCCCTTGGAGCGCCCGTGCCGTCCTCCGCCGTGCCGGGCCCCGCCGCGCCGGGTGACGACCGGCTCACCGACCTGCACACCCTCGGCGAGCAGCTGCCGCGCTTCATCCGGCTGGTGCACGCGCTCAAGAGCAGCCGGACCGCCGACGGGCGCGACCGTGCGGCCCTGACGCTGCTGTTCCCGCTCGAGCGGGTGGGGCCGCTGCGCCAGGGCGCGCTCGCCGAGCTGGTGCACGCCGACCCCTCCACGGTCAGCCGGCACGTGGCGGCGCTCATCGAGCAGGGCCTGGTCCGCCGGGTCGCCGACGAGACCGACGGCCGGGCCAGCCGGCTGGTCGTCACCGACGCCGGCCGGCGGGCCATGGCGCAGGTCCGCGCCGAGCGCGAGGCGCACCTGGCCCGCGCCACCGCCGGCTGGACGGCCGCGGACCTGAGCACCCTGGCCCGCCTGTTCGGTCGCCTGCTCGACGACCTCACCGCCGCCCTCCCCACCGACCAGCACACCGCGCCCGTCCCCGCGTCCCCCAGAGAGAAGCCATGAGCCACAGCACCAGCACCCCCGAGGTCGGCCGGGAGGACGCCGCGGCCGGGGCCCGCCGACCCGACGAGGACGGCGTCTTCAGCCACCGGCAGATCCTCACGATCGTCGCCGGGCTGATGGTCGCGATGTTCCTCGCGGCCCTCGACCAGACCATCGTGTCCACGGCGATCCGCACCATCGCCGACGACCTGCAGGGCTACGACCTGCAGGTCTGGGCGACCACGGCCTTCCTCATCACCTCGACGATCTCCACCCCGCTGTACGGGAAGCTGTCCGACATCTACGGGCGCCGGCCGTTCTACCTGTTCGCCATCGCCGTGTTCGTCGTCGGCTCGGTGCTGTGCGGCCTGGCCGACTCGATGTACCAGCTGGCCGCCTACCGGGCGGTGCAGGGCATCGGCGCCGGCGGGCTGATGTCCCTGGCGCTGGCGATCATCGGCGACATCGTGCCGCCGCGGCAGCGCTCCCGGTACCAGGGCTACTTCATGGCCGTCTTCGGCATGTCCAGCGTGCTGGGCCCGGTCATCGGCGGGTTCTTCGCCGGCCAGGGCTCCCTGTTCGGCCTGGACGGCTGGCGGTGGATCTTCCTGGTCAACGTGCCGCTCGGTGCGCTGGCCTTCGCCGCCGTCTACCGGGTGCTGCACCTGCCGCACCAGCGCCGCGAGCACCGCGTCGACTGGCCCGGTGCGCTGGCGCTGGTCACCTTCGTGGTGCCGCTGCTGGTCATCGCCGAGCAGGGCCGGCTGTGGGGCTGGGCGTCGGGGCGCGCGCTGCTCTGCTACGCCGTCGGCGCCGTCGGCCTCGTGCTGTTCGTGACGATCGAGCGGGCCTACGGCGCGGAGGCGCTGCTGCCGCTGCGGTTGTTCCGCAACCGCAGCTTCACCGTCGCCACGATGGGCAGCGTGGTCGTGGGCGCGGCGATGTTCGGTGGCCTGCTGCTGCTCCCCCAGTACCTGCAGATCGTCCAGGGCTCCAGCGCCACCGTCGCCGGGCTGCAGATGATCCCGCTGGTCCTCGGCATCATGATCGGCGCGATGAGCTCGGGCCTCACCATCTCCCGGACCGGCCGGTACCGCGTCTTCCCGCTGCTCGGCACCACGCTGATGACCGGGGCGCTGCTGTCGCTGTCCTTCGTCGTCGGCGCGGAGACCTCGGTCTGGACGCTCGTGCCGTTCATGGTCGCGCTCGGCATCGGGCTCGGCTTCAACTTCCAGCCCGCCGTGCTCGCCGTGCAGAACGCCGTCCCCCCGCGGGAGATGGGCGTGGCCACCTCCTCGGTGACCTTCTTCCGCCAGATGGGCGCCACGGTCGGCACCGCCGCGCTGCTCTCGGTGCTGTTCAGCCGGCTGCCGGTGGAGATCGAGGAGTCCGTCGCCACGGCGGCCGCCACGGACCCGCGGGTGGCCCAGGCCGCGGAGGATGGTCAGCTGCCGGCCGGGGCGGCCCTGTCGGACACCTCGTTCATCCAGGAGCTGCCCGAGTTCCTGGCGCTGCCGTTCAAGGTCGGTTTCTCCGACTCGATCGACCTGGTGTTCCTGATCGCCGCGGGTGCCGCGGCGGTCGGGTTCCTGGTGTTCCTCTTCCTGCCGCAGCTGGAGCTGTCGGACAAGTCCGGCATCCAGGCGGCGCGGGAGGCCGACGAGCAGACCGCCGGCGCCCCGGAGGCCGAGGACCCCGAGGAGCAGGTGCGCCAGGCGGTCGGCGCCGCGGCCCCGACGTCCACCGCGCCCCCGGCCGGCCGCCCCGGCGACGCCGCGACCCACTGACCCGACCGGTCCCCGGCACGGCAGTGGCCCCCTCCCCGCACGGGAGGGGGCCACTGCCGTGTCGTGCTGAGTAGGCCCCGGAGGGGTCCGCGCAGGCGCGACGGGAGGGCTCGGCTCAGCGATCGGCCTCGGTGCAGGGGCCCGCGTCGAGCTTGCGAGGCGTGGGGGGCACCGAGGTCCTTCCGGACACCTGGCCGCGGTGCGATCCGGAGGATCAGCCGTGCGGGGTGAACACCGCGCGCACGCAGCCGTCGGCCTTCTCCTTGAACAGCTCGTACCCGCGCGGGGCCTCCTCCAGCGGCATCACGTGCGTGGCCAGGTGCTCGGTGACCAGC
This window of the Geodermatophilus sp. DSM 44513 genome carries:
- the hrpA gene encoding ATP-dependent RNA helicase HrpA, producing MSTPPDDLRARLAGLTLEDAHRLRRRLDGTRTTRDVQARAGQRARIAADVAAAEERIARRRAAVPVLRYPADLPVSARRDDIAAALRDAQVVVVAGETGSGKTTQLPKIALELGRGVRGRIGHTQPRRIAARTVAERIAEELDTPLGDVVGWKVRFTDQVSDTTLVKVMTDGVLLAEIGRDRLLRQYDTLIIDEAHERSLNIDFLLGYLAQLLPRRPDLKVVITSATIDVDRVAKHFGNAPVVEVSGRTYPVEVRYRPVVDPDDPDSDPDRDQVTAIADAVDELAAEGPGDVLVFLAGEREIRDTADVLTERFPSVEVLPLYSRLSAADQHRVFARHTGRRVVLATNVAETSLTVPGIRYVVDPGTARISRYSSRLKVQRLPIEPVSQASARQRSGRCGRTSDGIAIRLYSEEDFDGRPEYTDPEILRTNLASVLLQMAALDLGDVADFPFIDPPDRRAVADGVALLEELGALDGAGALTPTGRALAALPLDPRMARMVVEADRRGVLEEVLVIAAGLTIQDPRERPTDHQQAADEMHARFAHEHSDFLALLDLWRYLGDQQEALSGSAFRRTLKREFLHYLRIREWQDLHGQLRSTARRLGMTTGEPAAEPDERGIHTALLAGLLSHVGVQLDDGKGQHRDRGPRGRGGREYLGARNARFVIAPGTPLAKKPPRWVVAAELVETSRLFARTVARVDPETVERLAGHLVHRQHSEPRWDAKRGSVVATERVTLYGIPLVVDRRVQYGSIDPVVSRELFIRHALVQGEWTTHHRFWHDNTEALRRVAELEERARRRDIRVDDETLFELYDARVPADVVSTRHFDRWWKSARRQTPDLLTFTPALLTDAAAAGQVDPADFPDEVPLTQGLTLPLSYAFAPGTPADGVTVDVPLAVLDAVAEQTSGESLAFTVPGLRAELVTALLRTLPKQLRRTLVPIPDRVREVLPHVAPTEPLLPALERELRRAAGVVVPPDAWAPDQVPDHLRATFRVVGEDARVLASGKDLPALRRQVAPQARASLAAAASDLERTGQTAWTFGTLPRTVDVRRGGHVVTAYPALVDEGTTVGVRVVATEAEATRLTWRGARRLLVLVAGSPTRPVVKGLSPRTRLALQFNPDGEIPALVDDCVDAVADELVAAAGGPPRDEAAFTALVQTARAQLLPLTTDTVRRVEAVLVQAREVAVAIGAAPGRRVPEAAVADLRRQMGGLLHRGFVATAGRRRLPDLVRYLRGMAHRLEKLPANAARDALWTQQVAAVTAEYEDLRARVPSTGAPDDPVARVRWMVEELRVSLFAQAVGTPRPVSEQRVHKAIDALLT
- a CDS encoding ATP-binding protein, whose product is MLVASVDLHPVTASVPVARHLVRDLLRDWSAPHDAEDAALLVTELVADVVDHVAGEASSTLQVTLAERWLRISAADGSALRPVVRDLHVSADRGRGMRLVEAVADRWGVEEHGDGTCVWFELAAPGFADDDPRGPAGERSTEEETA
- a CDS encoding MarR family winged helix-turn-helix transcriptional regulator, whose product is MPSSAVPGPAAPGDDRLTDLHTLGEQLPRFIRLVHALKSSRTADGRDRAALTLLFPLERVGPLRQGALAELVHADPSTVSRHVAALIEQGLVRRVADETDGRASRLVVTDAGRRAMAQVRAEREAHLARATAGWTAADLSTLARLFGRLLDDLTAALPTDQHTAPVPASPREKP
- a CDS encoding MDR family MFS transporter produces the protein MSHSTSTPEVGREDAAAGARRPDEDGVFSHRQILTIVAGLMVAMFLAALDQTIVSTAIRTIADDLQGYDLQVWATTAFLITSTISTPLYGKLSDIYGRRPFYLFAIAVFVVGSVLCGLADSMYQLAAYRAVQGIGAGGLMSLALAIIGDIVPPRQRSRYQGYFMAVFGMSSVLGPVIGGFFAGQGSLFGLDGWRWIFLVNVPLGALAFAAVYRVLHLPHQRREHRVDWPGALALVTFVVPLLVIAEQGRLWGWASGRALLCYAVGAVGLVLFVTIERAYGAEALLPLRLFRNRSFTVATMGSVVVGAAMFGGLLLLPQYLQIVQGSSATVAGLQMIPLVLGIMIGAMSSGLTISRTGRYRVFPLLGTTLMTGALLSLSFVVGAETSVWTLVPFMVALGIGLGFNFQPAVLAVQNAVPPREMGVATSSVTFFRQMGATVGTAALLSVLFSRLPVEIEESVATAAATDPRVAQAAEDGQLPAGAALSDTSFIQELPEFLALPFKVGFSDSIDLVFLIAAGAAAVGFLVFLFLPQLELSDKSGIQAAREADEQTAGAPEAEDPEEQVRQAVGAAAPTSTAPPAGRPGDAATH